Proteins encoded in a region of the Drosophila busckii strain San Diego stock center, stock number 13000-0081.31 chromosome 2L, ASM1175060v1, whole genome shotgun sequence genome:
- the LOC108607530 gene encoding uncharacterized protein LOC108607530, protein MRRQREIDLITGQSQDASDWLELSPEKAVRYYRCKSYKVRRPEIYPSVQPAISKCSRPQSHKYWQQAVEGAGCERHFNMERDDILAAWKQSPHKHTLSCYGIGGGDDLQFNQLLSKCLRKSTVGTEKRPRKPKQQQMMMQQTMQTKQKKPRTLGLVLNRLELQAKLQAMPTVQRQLKASNAFSSVYCPTKAKAAQKLCIDAPTIELKSALGMQKSKRKQRFPLRRKTHKYCELQCGIPENDCTAQSWQQYKQQPKPYEQAFELEQQQQQLRTTKSEPCTYDELYKELVSCFVQNPKPDCCQLLYEKCCGALDRGDGEGGGGDGADGGADDGGAADSDEIDYDAPRGPRPPLHKPKKPGNYGDGAGDGDGDDGHGGGKGGKGGKGDGDGGKGKKGFGDDGDGGKGKKGFGDDDEYDGDDRKKKKSDDDDSKRGGGDGKDKTKIKFDPDKDHAYGTDGKDGDGDKSKDGGDGGDRGGSKGDGDGKDGDGTDGDGADGDKTKDGGSDDGKKKKKKRRHKKDGDRPKRRDKTKKGGGEKPIKPCPCEPCECMQGRKPDPDTPLIREMKEQDKLRQLRDNYKRLGHREYIKCRKPVYAAPQHKCDAIDCSNCFCSNPKLGDYCDCLQAMRELQQLLGANHEIKDNTLNFDLDDVRKRICQRFRECLCV, encoded by the coding sequence ATGCGTAGACAACGTGAAATAGATTTAATTACGGGACAGTCGCAGGATGCGTCCGACTGGCTGGAGCTGTCACCAGAGAAAGCTGTGCGCTATTACCGCTGCAAGAGCTACAAAGTGCGACGGCCCGAGATATATCCGAGCGTACAGCCAGCGATATCGAAATGCAGCAGACCACAGTCGCACAAATATTGGCAGCAGGCAGTGGAGGGTGCAGGCTGTGAGCGACATTTCAATATGGAACGCGATGATATTCTGGCGGCGTGGAAGCAAAGTCCACACAAGCATACGCTAAGCTGCTATGGCATAGGCGGTGGAGATGATCTGCAGTTCAATCAGCTGCTTAGCAAATGCTTAAGAAAATCCACAGTTGGCACAGAGAAGCGGCCGAGAAAaccaaaacagcaacaaatgatgATGCAGCAAACGATGCAAACGAAGCAGAAAAAACCACGCACATTGGGTTTGGTTTTAAATCGCTTGGAACTGCAGGCTAAACTGCAAGCCATGCCCACTGTGCAACGCCAGCTTAAAGCGAGCAACGCGTTTAGTTCTGTATATTGCCCCACTAAGGCTAAAGCAGCTCAAAAGCTGTGTATAGATGCACCCACCATTGAGCTCAAGTCAGCGCTGGGCATGCAGAAATCCAAACGCAAACAAAGGTTTCCACTTCGACGCAAGACGCACAAATATTGTGAACTGCAGTGCGGCATTCCAGAGAATGATTGCACCGCTCAGTCCTGGCAGCAAtacaaacagcagccaaagcccTACGAACAGGCCTTTgaattggagcagcagcagcagcagctgcgaacAACCAAATCGGAACCTTGCACCTATGATGAACTTTATAAGGAGCTTGTTAGCTGCTTTGTGCAGAATCCAAAGCCCGATTGTTGTCAACTGTTGTATGAGAAATGTTGTGGCGCATTGGACAGAGGCGATGGAGAAGGCGGCGGTGGTGATGGAGCAGATGGCGGCGCTGATGATGGCGGTGCAGCTGATAGTGATGAAATTGATTACGATGCACCCAGAGGTCCCAGACCGCCGCTGCATAAACCAAAGAAACCAGGCAACTATGGTGATGGTGCTGGTGATGGCGACGGAGATGATGGCCACGGAGGCGGTAAAGGCGGCAAAGGTGGCAAAGGTGATGGCGATGGAGGAAAAGGGAAAAAAGGTTTTGGTGACGATGGCGATGGAGGAAAAGGGAAAAAAGGTTTTGGTGACGATGATGAATATGACGGAGATGAccgtaaaaagaaaaagagcgATGACGACGATAGCAAACGCGGGGGCGGAGATGGCAAAGACAAAACCAAAATCAAGTTCGATCCTGACAAAGACCATGCATATGGAACTGATGGTAAGGACGGTGACGGAGATAAAAGCAAAGATGGCGGCGATGGCGGTGATCGTGGTGGAAGCAagggcgacggcgacggcaagGATGGTGATGGAACTGATGGTGATGGGGCTGATGGTGATAAAACCAAAGACGGCGGTAGCGATGatggcaagaagaagaaaaagaagcgAAGGCATAAGAAGGACGGCGATCGACCCAAGCGAAGagacaaaacgaaaaaaggCGGAGGTGAAAAACCAATCAAACCCTGTCCCTGCGAACCCTGCGAATGCATGCAGGGCCGTAAGCCCGACCCCGATACTCCGCTCATACGTGAAATGAAGGAGCAGGATAAGCTGCGTCAGCTGCGAGACAATTACAAACGCCTCGGCCATCGGGAGTACATCAAGTGCCGCAAGCCCGTCTATGCCGCACCTCAGCACAAATGCGATGCCATCgattgcagcaattgcttctGCAGCAATCCCAAGCTGGGCGATTACTGCGACTGTTTGCAAGCTATGCGGGAATTACAGCAACTGCTGGGAGCCAATCATGAGATCAAGGATAATACCTTGAACTTTGATCTGGACGATGTTAGAAAACGCATTTGCCAACGCTTTCGTGAGTGTCTATGCGTTTGA
- the LOC108607531 gene encoding uncharacterized protein LOC108607531, translating to MRRQKSSILTATDPSELEEPPKQTDWSLYTPYDIIRMQNCKTAKFYAKETYPSIRPPVSKCLLQVTANNLSDAVERAGCKRDLVPNPPQTTETDLVEFWKQQPHKEALSCYGIEAIVPQPDAVQFNQLLSKCLLIANDKPEAAAAKKPKAAKCKCKCKPPKHGDMCYTLNRDELHERISNMPNVKRQLDHKAAFEWLHCPSNVDPNPARAFRPPITLKRALDMEKPAKKPKHGLRRKHKYCELQCGIPENWCTAHQWKMYQADKKTYEQQLQQELALEQEADSEPRNYDELYVKLVQCFELDVCNNPYGAEYEKLEKKQQQQPSSQRSSAELSCSKSNGTILKKDSSTDKCCCSQEQPATSAGETECS from the exons ATGCGGCGACAAAAGTCATCGATTCTGACAGCAACAGATCCCAGTGAGCTGGAGGAGCCACCCAAGCAAACCGATTGGAGTCTCTATACGCCCTACGATATAATACGCATGCAAAACTGCAAGACGGCAAAGTTTTATGCCAAGGAAACTTATCCGAGCATACGACCGCCTGTGTCCAAGTGTTTGCTCCAAGTGACGGCGAATAATTTGTCCGATGCTGTGGAGCGGGCGGGCTGCAAGCGAGATCTTGTACCGAATCCACCACAAACAACCGAAACGGACCTCGTGGAGTTCTGGAAGCAGCAACCCCACAAGGAGGCATTGAGCTGTTATGGCATTGAGGCCATTGTGCCACAACCAGATGCAGTCCAATTCAATCAGCtgctaagcaaatgtttgctcATAGCAAACGATAAGCCggaggcagcagctgcaaagaaGCCCAAGGCGgccaagtgcaagtgcaagtgcaagcCACCCAAACATGGCGACATGTGCTACACGCTCAATCGCGATGAGCTGCACGAGCGCATAAGCAATATGCCCAATGTAAAGCGACAATTGGATCACAAGGCTGCATTCGAATGGCTACACTGCCCCAGCAATGTGGATCCCAATCCAGCGCGCGCTTTCAGGCCGCCCATAACGCTCAAGCGCGCTTTGGACATGGAGAAGCCCGCCAAGAAGCCCAAGCATGGACTGCGACGCAAGCACAAGTATTGTGAGCTGCAATGTGGCATACCAGAGAATTGGTGCACTGCTCATCAATGGAAAATGTATCAGGCGGATAAGAAAACgtacgagcagcagctgcagcaggagctggcgctggagcaGGAAGCCGATTCAGAGCCACGCAACTATGATGAACTGTATGTAAAGTTAGTGCAATGCTTTGAGCTCGATGTCTGTAATAATCCCTACGGAGCGGAGTATGAAAAGTTggagaagaagcagcagcagcagccaagcagccagcgcagctCAGCCgagctcagctgcagcaaatcgaATGGCACGATCTTGAAGAAAGATAGTTCAACAGACAAGTGTTGCTGCAGTCAAGAGCAGCCAGCAACGTCAGCTGGCGAAACTG aaTGTAGCTAA